A single genomic interval of Zobellia nedashkovskayae harbors:
- a CDS encoding helix-turn-helix domain-containing protein, which translates to MNFSFSQEISEDLKKKIDFIYELSSINLNQALVESYKLEGKFEHYDSFNQVSIYLLIIDLQIMNSEYNKAIKYCEKALEISEKNNFDRYSLNIYYYMSIAYDNLNQIENALAIYNNLSTEMDKTDLSYIYNLMQIDFGLLNKKFGNNKKALSIFDALLRDSNEIFNGDVEHHEILLLNLADLYNKLENSDSSQVYLEKFEKLHLENPETANYYSLKVKGDIAFDNQEYNAAIDYYSECLAILKESYDYNDLEVILKKSQSFFYLNNLDSTIYYRNHLINEENFSNRLSAKDLMDFYELNSEIFKSQNKTEEGDFYYKKYLSAKEDFNKLKFKTQEGLNEIKTKEIIAEGKQTEKKYKSYIAFISSILGFLLAAGLMLYVFNYTKNKKKFAQLMATVQKYEERKSIEPVNKTVSIVEELPRNIEKELVKKEEAKKQPVEIVEEKEAEKIEQQSSSTTSTIVDDSTSPIKDEKIQELLDKLDKLKDSGYFLRQDSSLYNTAKKLKTNTSYLSSVINNTMDTNFNRFVNDIRMDYIILELKNSKRMRSYSVKGIAEEIGYKSADSFSKYFKESTGLTPSAYVRNLNKEFKV; encoded by the coding sequence ATGAATTTTTCTTTTAGCCAAGAAATCTCGGAAGACTTAAAAAAGAAAATTGATTTTATTTATGAGCTTTCTAGTATTAATTTAAATCAAGCTTTGGTTGAATCCTATAAGCTTGAAGGTAAATTTGAACATTATGATTCATTCAATCAAGTTAGTATTTATCTTCTAATAATTGATTTACAGATAATGAACTCAGAATATAATAAAGCTATTAAGTACTGTGAGAAAGCTCTTGAAATATCTGAAAAAAACAATTTTGACCGCTACAGTCTTAATATTTATTATTACATGTCTATAGCGTATGACAATTTAAATCAAATTGAAAATGCATTAGCCATATATAATAACTTATCTACAGAGATGGATAAAACAGATTTGTCCTATATCTATAACTTGATGCAAATAGATTTTGGTTTGTTGAATAAAAAATTTGGAAATAATAAAAAAGCACTTTCTATTTTTGACGCACTTTTACGAGATAGTAATGAAATTTTTAACGGTGATGTAGAGCATCACGAGATACTATTACTGAATTTGGCTGATTTATATAATAAATTGGAAAATTCTGACTCATCTCAAGTATATTTAGAAAAATTCGAAAAATTGCATCTAGAAAACCCAGAAACGGCAAACTACTATTCTCTTAAGGTTAAAGGCGATATAGCTTTTGATAATCAAGAGTATAATGCTGCAATAGATTATTATAGTGAGTGCTTGGCTATCTTAAAAGAGTCTTACGATTATAATGATTTAGAGGTAATACTGAAAAAGAGTCAATCTTTCTTCTATTTAAATAATCTGGATAGTACTATATATTATAGAAACCATCTTATAAACGAAGAAAATTTTTCTAACCGACTTTCTGCGAAAGATTTAATGGATTTTTATGAACTAAATTCGGAAATTTTTAAAAGTCAAAATAAGACGGAAGAAGGAGATTTCTATTATAAAAAGTATTTATCAGCTAAGGAAGATTTTAATAAGCTTAAATTTAAAACTCAAGAAGGGCTAAATGAAATTAAAACTAAGGAAATTATTGCTGAAGGGAAACAGACCGAGAAAAAATATAAAAGTTATATAGCTTTTATATCTTCAATTTTAGGGTTTCTATTAGCTGCAGGTCTCATGCTGTATGTTTTTAATTATACAAAAAACAAAAAGAAATTTGCTCAATTAATGGCTACGGTTCAGAAGTACGAAGAAAGAAAGAGTATTGAACCGGTAAATAAAACAGTTTCTATTGTAGAAGAACTGCCACGAAATATAGAAAAAGAGCTCGTCAAAAAAGAAGAGGCTAAAAAACAGCCGGTTGAAATTGTAGAAGAAAAGGAAGCCGAAAAAATAGAGCAACAATCTAGTTCTACTACCAGTACAATTGTGGATGACAGTACATCTCCTATAAAAGATGAAAAAATCCAAGAGCTATTAGATAAGTTAGATAAGCTCAAAGATAGTGGCTATTTCTTGCGTCAAGATAGTTCTCTCTACAATACAGCTAAAAAACTTAAAACCAATACCTCATATCTTTCTAGTGTAATAAATAATACTATGGATACGAATTTTAATAGATTCGTTAATGATATCCGAATGGACTATATCATCTTAGAATTAAAGAATAGTAAACGTATGCGTTCATATTCCGTAAAAGGTATTGCAGAAGAAATTGGGTATAAAAGTGCAGATTCTTTTAGCAAATATTTTAAAGAAAGTACGGGTTTAACTCCATCTGCATATGTTAGAAACCTTAATAAAGAGTTCAAAGTATAG
- a CDS encoding HlyD family secretion protein, translating into MRITYVSTLAFLVAVFIASFFIHVNVTTQSRSVVRSAGENTQLVSVVSGRITFIDLENNQVVKRGDTLLLVESDNLNLQNRLKEELLENYLSQLSDLQKLATGQVKNFSQLETGIYQKQFISFQEQLRELRLKVGQAETVYLRYKELFETGVIAAVEFDNYNSSWVNAKASLNSFRNQQISSWQAENRSLEDLITNTTSEKQQILEEKEKYAIIAPINGTVMNYGGLREQSFLSAGQQITEISPDDNLVIESYVLPKDIGFIKEGQDVKLQMDAYNYNQWGLATGKVIQIDRNITISDQMSYFRVLSSIDQSYLELKNGYKGEIKKGMTLTARFKLTERTIFQLLYDGVDDWMNPKRN; encoded by the coding sequence ATGCGTATAACTTACGTAAGCACCTTAGCGTTTTTGGTAGCGGTTTTTATCGCAAGCTTTTTTATACATGTAAATGTTACAACCCAAAGTAGGTCGGTCGTGAGAAGCGCTGGCGAAAATACCCAATTGGTATCTGTAGTAAGTGGTAGAATAACTTTTATAGATCTTGAGAATAATCAAGTGGTAAAAAGAGGTGATACCTTACTATTGGTAGAAAGCGATAACCTTAATCTTCAAAATCGTTTAAAGGAAGAGCTACTTGAAAATTATTTGTCTCAGCTGTCTGATTTACAAAAACTGGCAACAGGGCAGGTAAAGAACTTCAGCCAATTGGAAACTGGTATCTACCAAAAACAGTTCATCAGTTTTCAAGAACAATTACGAGAGCTACGTTTAAAAGTGGGCCAAGCTGAAACCGTATATCTCCGTTACAAAGAACTTTTTGAAACCGGGGTTATCGCAGCAGTAGAATTCGATAATTATAATAGTAGTTGGGTAAACGCTAAAGCTTCTCTAAACAGTTTTAGAAATCAACAAATCAGTTCATGGCAAGCCGAAAACAGAAGCCTTGAGGACCTTATAACAAACACAACTTCTGAAAAACAACAAATTTTAGAGGAAAAGGAAAAGTACGCCATTATCGCACCAATAAATGGTACGGTTATGAATTACGGTGGTCTTCGGGAACAGAGTTTCTTGTCAGCAGGGCAACAAATAACAGAAATATCTCCAGATGATAATTTGGTAATAGAGTCTTATGTTTTGCCAAAAGATATTGGCTTTATTAAAGAAGGCCAAGATGTAAAATTACAGATGGATGCCTATAACTATAACCAATGGGGTTTAGCTACAGGAAAGGTTATTCAGATTGATCGGAACATTACCATTAGCGATCAAATGTCATATTTCAGGGTTTTGAGCAGTATAGATCAAAGCTATCTTGAGTTAAAGAACGGTTATAAAGGAGAGATCAAAAAAGGAATGACCCTTACTGCCAGATTTAAACTTACTGAAAGAACCATATTTCAATTATTGTATGATGGTGTAGACGATTGGATGAACCCTAAGCGAAATTAA
- a CDS encoding lantibiotic dehydratase gives MQNISFLKKVLLRTPLEPTENQITEVKIRKKLVDPKIQEALFIASPSFQSLLIDELTEKQLLTLYKYYSRFSNRCTPFGLFASVGLVDVSDHTNLELNKTTLEKNIRYDMLFLGLLNDQINSEADIRNKLRYYPNNSLYQILDNFRYVEFYYANNKRFHRLAEVAFNEYLAKILIAAKNGITVNELCEQLTDDSISFQEAEDFVLSIIDAQFLVSELDVTLTGNDYLDSLIEIFGEPRFNFPKGKSVRSNLTFLKQGLKNLQKPSTTIPNYLELFQKIKKLVGVDTLELNRLFQIDTYKPLSGNTLNNNTLKTLQNGIHALNKLSSHHENAKLKNFKSEYIRRYGHEMMPLSGTLDPDAGINYMNISGAKTPLLNTIHLTKNTAKNKVINHGEREDFLLKKILYTYQNNLTSIEIKPKELNSFEKDSQVYPDSFSVLFSLFRDAEQEKIELKSVSGPSANNLIGRFGYLHDDILGISKEICELEQRNHPNKLIAEIIHLPEARTGNILHRKFQREYEIPYLAKSSLPEENQIYLTDLYITVKHDKVILYSKKHRKEVIPRLGNAHNYSFMALPIYNFLCDIQNQYSSGFAFDWGEMAATFPFLPRLEYKNCILSKAQWNISKEDIDALLSNKRPSEDDVRNFVRNKKLPNLVVFVEGDNEVVINFKIKLSCSVFLSLIKNKRRVILQEYLMTDTSATKGYANEFIAFGSKDEISSSPAATSNFTLTKEFPPKPDWLYFKFYCGPSVAEQVLKDAIIPLIEKLKKDKVCEKWFFIRYNDTEGHHLRLRFKIPKNKEIYKVLTLVQEKMKLFTDSKTVWKVQTESYHPEYERYGLEIMSETETVFQNDSDCTLAFLNMIEGDEGEKIRWIFSLLSIDNYLDDFQINEAQKLAIMKSLKDGFGSEFKKDKFVNKKVNAVYKENEKDICEILELSNKNHPFYPLAELVKERSAQNEKVLPSIIEYIKTNKVLNHQIVGSHIHMLCNRLFITKQREQEAIVYDFLYQYYKRKSYRKK, from the coding sequence ATGCAAAATATTTCATTTCTTAAAAAAGTTTTACTCCGAACACCATTAGAACCTACTGAAAATCAAATCACTGAAGTTAAAATCCGAAAAAAATTAGTAGACCCAAAAATACAGGAAGCACTTTTCATTGCTTCTCCAAGTTTCCAAAGCTTACTTATTGACGAGCTTACGGAGAAACAATTGCTAACTCTTTATAAATATTACTCAAGATTCAGCAATAGATGCACGCCTTTTGGGTTATTTGCCTCAGTTGGTCTTGTTGATGTTTCCGATCATACAAATTTGGAGTTGAACAAAACTACCCTTGAGAAAAATATTAGATATGATATGCTTTTTTTGGGATTGTTAAATGACCAAATCAATTCTGAAGCAGACATAAGGAACAAGTTACGCTACTACCCTAACAACTCCTTGTACCAAATATTAGATAATTTTAGATATGTTGAATTCTATTATGCCAATAATAAAAGGTTTCACAGATTAGCAGAAGTAGCTTTTAACGAGTATTTAGCTAAAATATTAATAGCTGCCAAAAATGGAATAACGGTTAATGAATTGTGCGAACAATTAACCGATGACTCTATCTCATTTCAAGAAGCCGAAGATTTTGTTTTAAGCATCATAGATGCGCAATTTTTGGTTAGTGAGCTAGATGTGACTCTTACCGGTAACGATTATCTAGATTCTTTAATTGAAATTTTTGGAGAACCTCGTTTTAATTTTCCAAAAGGTAAATCTGTTAGAAGTAATCTTACATTTTTAAAACAAGGGTTAAAAAATCTTCAGAAGCCATCAACAACTATCCCAAATTACTTAGAGTTATTCCAAAAAATAAAAAAACTAGTAGGTGTAGATACTCTTGAGCTGAACAGATTATTTCAAATTGACACTTACAAACCTTTATCAGGCAACACTTTAAACAACAATACATTAAAAACACTTCAAAATGGCATACATGCTCTAAATAAGCTAAGTAGCCATCATGAAAATGCAAAATTAAAAAACTTTAAATCCGAATATATACGCCGTTACGGCCACGAAATGATGCCTCTTTCTGGCACATTAGACCCAGATGCAGGTATAAATTACATGAATATTTCAGGAGCAAAAACTCCGCTATTAAACACAATTCATTTAACAAAAAATACTGCAAAAAACAAAGTCATAAATCATGGAGAACGTGAAGATTTTCTACTAAAAAAAATTCTTTACACTTATCAAAACAACTTAACCTCCATTGAAATAAAACCAAAAGAACTTAATTCTTTTGAAAAGGATAGTCAGGTATATCCTGATAGTTTTTCAGTTCTTTTCAGTCTTTTTAGAGATGCTGAACAAGAAAAAATTGAGCTAAAATCAGTTTCAGGTCCGTCTGCTAACAATCTAATTGGCCGTTTTGGTTATTTACATGATGACATTTTAGGTATCTCAAAAGAAATTTGTGAACTTGAACAAAGAAATCATCCCAATAAATTAATTGCAGAAATCATTCACTTACCCGAGGCCAGAACAGGAAACATTCTTCATCGAAAGTTTCAACGCGAGTATGAAATTCCATATCTGGCAAAATCCTCACTACCTGAAGAAAACCAAATCTATTTAACTGATTTGTATATAACAGTAAAACACGACAAGGTTATACTATACTCTAAAAAGCATAGGAAAGAGGTGATTCCAAGATTAGGGAATGCCCACAATTATTCTTTTATGGCGTTACCCATATATAATTTCCTTTGCGACATACAAAATCAATACAGCTCAGGTTTTGCTTTCGATTGGGGAGAAATGGCGGCGACATTTCCTTTTTTGCCAAGGTTAGAGTATAAAAACTGTATTCTATCAAAAGCACAGTGGAATATAAGCAAGGAAGATATAGATGCTCTACTATCCAACAAACGACCTTCAGAAGATGATGTGAGAAATTTTGTCAGAAATAAAAAACTACCCAACCTAGTTGTTTTTGTTGAAGGAGACAACGAGGTCGTTATTAATTTTAAAATAAAACTAAGTTGTTCTGTATTTCTCTCTTTAATTAAAAACAAAAGGAGGGTAATTCTACAAGAATATTTAATGACCGATACATCTGCTACAAAAGGCTATGCAAATGAATTCATTGCATTTGGCAGTAAAGATGAAATCTCAAGCTCTCCCGCAGCTACTTCAAACTTTACCCTCACAAAAGAATTTCCTCCAAAACCTGATTGGCTTTACTTTAAATTCTACTGTGGTCCATCTGTGGCAGAGCAGGTTTTAAAAGATGCTATAATTCCGTTAATAGAAAAATTAAAAAAAGATAAGGTTTGCGAAAAATGGTTCTTTATACGCTATAATGATACAGAAGGCCACCATTTAAGACTTCGGTTCAAAATCCCAAAAAATAAAGAAATTTATAAAGTTTTAACGTTAGTACAAGAAAAAATGAAGCTTTTCACAGATTCTAAGACAGTTTGGAAAGTTCAAACAGAATCTTATCATCCAGAATACGAGCGCTACGGCCTTGAAATAATGTCAGAGACGGAAACTGTATTTCAGAATGACAGCGATTGTACATTAGCCTTTTTGAATATGATAGAAGGTGATGAAGGAGAAAAAATACGTTGGATTTTCTCTCTTTTATCAATAGACAATTATCTTGACGATTTTCAAATTAATGAAGCTCAAAAATTAGCTATTATGAAAAGCCTAAAAGATGGCTTTGGTAGTGAATTCAAGAAAGACAAATTTGTAAACAAAAAAGTCAACGCCGTTTATAAGGAAAATGAAAAAGATATTTGCGAAATACTAGAGCTTTCTAACAAAAACCACCCGTTCTACCCATTAGCTGAATTGGTCAAAGAACGGTCGGCACAAAATGAAAAAGTGCTTCCAAGCATTATTGAATATATTAAAACCAATAAGGTGCTAAATCATCAAATCGTGGGAAGCCACATTCATATGTTGTGCAATCGTCTGTTTATAACCAAGCAACGTGAACAAGAAGCTATTGTCTATGATTTTCTTTACCAATACTATAAAAGAAAAAGTTACAGAAAGAAATAA
- the gmk gene encoding guanylate kinase, which produces MKGGKLIIFSAPSGSGKTTIVRHLLKQKELNLAFSVSATSRPRRAKEKQGEHYYFMSISAFKNHIKQDDFLEWEEVYRDNFYGTLKTEIERLWSEGKNVIFDIDVAGGLRIKRKFPDKTLAVFVKPPSVDELKIRLKKRSTESEDKINMRIAKASVELATAPQFDKVIKNYDLDTALNEAHDLVAEFVGAKREE; this is translated from the coding sequence ATGAAAGGCGGCAAACTAATAATATTTTCGGCACCCTCTGGAAGTGGTAAGACAACTATAGTACGTCACCTTCTCAAGCAAAAGGAATTAAACCTAGCATTCTCCGTATCTGCTACTTCAAGACCTAGAAGGGCTAAAGAAAAACAAGGAGAGCATTATTATTTCATGTCTATTTCCGCATTCAAAAATCACATTAAACAAGATGATTTTCTGGAATGGGAAGAGGTATATCGTGATAATTTTTATGGGACTTTGAAAACTGAAATAGAGCGACTTTGGTCGGAAGGTAAAAACGTGATCTTTGATATTGATGTAGCCGGTGGTTTGCGTATAAAAAGAAAGTTTCCGGATAAGACCTTGGCTGTTTTCGTAAAGCCTCCAAGTGTTGATGAGTTGAAAATACGACTTAAGAAACGTAGTACCGAAAGTGAAGATAAAATCAATATGCGTATTGCAAAAGCTTCAGTAGAACTAGCAACAGCACCTCAGTTTGATAAGGTGATAAAGAATTACGATCTTGATACGGCTTTGAATGAAGCCCATGATTTAGTAGCTGAATTTGTTGGTGCTAAAAGGGAAGAATAG
- a CDS encoding TolC family protein, producing MKKILFILFILFTGITSAQKKWSLEECISYALENNISINQLRVNADIQIQSIKANKGSLMPTLSSGASQQNNYFGSVSTRGDNFSTTLNFLDANWTVFNGFKNLNNYKKSLIDGEIASKNIEILSNDVALNIANTYLQVLLNKELLNVAKNQLELSKRQLDISKQQLKSGVTSEANVYDVEATVARDEQTLVQQENTLLSSLLLLKQQLQLPVEEPFDVAELLADKLLNKLEVRTPATVYQEAEKSRPEIEAAELGIESISKNLKIVLANYLPSLTLGYGYGATYSYIKGAQHDNFSKQLEDNLGHAITASLSIPIFTGFSNKTNVEIAKLNIENAELDLANEKFNLRQNIETAYLDVLNARKAYEASLKTLKSREISLDFTEKRFKTGTVNNFDFETSKNNFISSQSSVAQSKYDYIFKVKVLQFYAGNDFSLN from the coding sequence ATGAAAAAAATTCTATTCATACTATTCATTCTTTTTACTGGCATAACAAGCGCCCAAAAAAAATGGAGTTTAGAAGAGTGTATTTCTTACGCACTAGAAAATAATATTTCCATTAATCAGTTGCGGGTTAATGCTGATATCCAAATACAATCTATTAAAGCAAATAAAGGTTCTCTAATGCCAACTCTATCTTCCGGTGCCAGCCAGCAGAACAACTATTTTGGAAGCGTTAGTACCAGAGGAGATAATTTCTCTACTACCTTAAATTTCCTTGATGCAAATTGGACGGTTTTTAACGGGTTTAAAAACTTGAACAATTATAAAAAGTCTCTTATAGATGGCGAAATTGCCTCTAAAAATATTGAAATCTTGTCTAATGACGTCGCTCTTAATATTGCAAATACCTACTTACAGGTACTACTCAATAAAGAGTTACTGAATGTTGCGAAAAATCAATTAGAACTGTCAAAAAGACAATTGGACATTAGCAAGCAGCAGTTAAAATCTGGTGTTACCTCTGAAGCCAATGTGTACGATGTAGAGGCTACAGTAGCAAGAGATGAACAAACCTTAGTGCAACAGGAAAATACACTCCTATCATCATTATTATTGTTAAAGCAACAATTACAGCTTCCTGTTGAAGAGCCTTTTGACGTAGCAGAGCTTTTAGCAGATAAATTACTTAATAAACTAGAGGTGAGAACACCAGCTACTGTTTATCAAGAAGCGGAAAAAAGTAGACCTGAAATTGAAGCGGCAGAGTTAGGCATAGAAAGTATTTCCAAGAATTTAAAGATTGTTTTAGCTAACTATTTACCAAGTCTAACCCTAGGTTACGGCTATGGAGCTACTTATTCTTACATAAAAGGAGCGCAACATGACAACTTTAGCAAACAGTTAGAAGATAACTTAGGCCATGCAATAACTGCATCATTAAGTATTCCCATTTTCACCGGATTTAGTAATAAAACCAATGTAGAAATAGCAAAACTAAATATAGAAAATGCAGAACTGGATTTAGCCAACGAGAAATTTAATCTCAGACAAAACATTGAGACGGCATATCTTGATGTCCTCAATGCTAGAAAAGCATATGAAGCTTCATTAAAAACATTAAAGTCTAGAGAAATTTCCCTAGACTTTACTGAAAAACGATTTAAAACAGGGACAGTTAATAACTTTGATTTTGAAACCTCAAAAAATAATTTTATCAGTTCTCAATCTAGCGTGGCCCAATCTAAATACGATTACATCTTTAAAGTTAAAGTGCTTCAGTTTTATGCAGGAAACGATTTTAGCTTAAACTAA
- a CDS encoding peptidase domain-containing ABC transporter, whose translation MSIKVKQHDIRDCGAACLASISSYYNLKIPIARVRQMAHTDKRGTNVLGLIKGAEALGFDAKGVRGALDALPNIPLPAIAHIIVNQNLHHFVVIYKVTDKYVQVMDPGVGKMEKYTLDDWEKTWTGVLVLMQPNTNFEARDEKTSMLSRFWTLVNPHKSILFEALFGAIIYTILGLSTSIYIEKITDYVLVDGNTNLLNLMSIIMILLLVFQIFIGSVQKIFVLRTGQKIDSQLILGYYKHLLKLPQRFFDTMKVGEITSRIGDAVKIRAFVNDASITLFVNIFIVIFSFALMYSYYWKLALIITLIIPLYLGIYFLMNHLNKKIERKLMENAADLESQLVESLNAVKTIKQFGVEDFANFKTETRFTKLLKSIYSSGLNSIFSGNSTEFLSRLFTIVLLWSGSYFVIEQEITPGELLSFYALIGYFTGPFTSIVDMNKTIQNAMIASDRLFEIMDLEREAVENKMDITADDIGDIALRNIDFSYGTRVDVFEDFSMTFKKGKVSAIVGESGSGKTTLISLLQNLYPIKGGKITMGEYDIAQITPKSLRDLVAVVPQKVDLFSGNVIDNIALGDYEPDIKKVISISQKLGITEFIQTLPNGFETHLGENGAMLSGGQRQRIAIARALYKEPEVLVLDEATASLDTISEQMVQGTLRALKNQGKTLIIIAHRLSTVAFADEIFVLEKGKLIEQGSHNELLKNKDGKYADLWNKQTLVIE comes from the coding sequence ATGAGCATAAAAGTAAAACAGCATGATATTAGAGATTGCGGTGCAGCTTGTCTGGCATCAATATCTTCATACTATAATTTAAAGATTCCTATTGCGCGTGTGCGCCAAATGGCACATACGGATAAAAGAGGAACAAATGTTCTGGGTCTTATTAAAGGTGCCGAGGCTCTAGGCTTTGATGCTAAAGGTGTACGAGGGGCACTAGATGCCTTACCAAATATACCGCTGCCAGCTATTGCACATATAATTGTAAATCAAAATTTGCATCATTTTGTGGTAATCTATAAGGTGACCGACAAATATGTACAAGTGATGGATCCAGGCGTAGGAAAAATGGAAAAATATACGCTAGATGATTGGGAAAAAACATGGACAGGCGTTTTGGTACTCATGCAGCCTAATACTAATTTTGAGGCTAGAGATGAGAAAACCAGTATGTTATCTCGTTTTTGGACTTTGGTTAACCCTCATAAATCTATTCTTTTTGAGGCGTTGTTCGGAGCTATTATTTATACCATATTAGGGCTATCTACATCCATTTACATTGAAAAGATTACGGATTATGTGTTGGTTGACGGCAATACCAATTTGTTAAACCTTATGAGTATTATTATGATACTTTTATTGGTTTTCCAAATATTCATAGGGAGTGTACAGAAGATTTTTGTTCTTCGTACGGGTCAGAAAATAGATTCTCAGCTTATTCTGGGCTATTACAAACATCTTTTAAAGCTACCTCAACGCTTTTTTGATACGATGAAAGTTGGTGAAATAACCTCTAGGATTGGTGATGCCGTAAAGATTAGAGCTTTTGTAAACGATGCGTCAATAACCTTGTTCGTTAACATCTTTATTGTGATTTTCTCTTTTGCATTGATGTACTCTTATTACTGGAAACTGGCTTTGATTATCACTTTAATTATACCACTTTATCTGGGGATATACTTTTTGATGAATCATCTCAACAAAAAGATTGAGCGTAAACTAATGGAAAACGCTGCAGATTTAGAATCACAGTTGGTAGAATCGCTTAATGCCGTAAAAACCATCAAGCAATTTGGAGTAGAAGATTTTGCAAACTTTAAGACGGAGACTAGGTTTACCAAGCTGTTGAAGTCTATATATTCATCTGGATTGAATTCTATTTTTAGTGGAAATTCTACTGAGTTTTTATCGCGATTATTCACTATCGTTTTATTATGGTCAGGATCTTATTTTGTTATAGAACAAGAAATTACGCCAGGAGAACTTCTCTCTTTTTATGCCTTGATAGGTTATTTTACGGGGCCTTTCACTTCTATAGTAGATATGAACAAGACCATACAGAATGCTATGATTGCTTCTGATCGTCTTTTTGAAATCATGGACCTAGAAAGGGAAGCGGTGGAGAATAAAATGGATATTACTGCAGATGATATAGGAGATATTGCATTACGTAATATAGATTTTAGTTATGGTACACGTGTAGATGTATTTGAAGACTTTAGCATGACTTTTAAAAAAGGAAAGGTATCAGCAATTGTAGGTGAGAGTGGTTCAGGTAAAACAACTTTAATTTCTTTGCTTCAAAATCTATACCCTATTAAAGGAGGAAAAATAACTATGGGGGAATATGATATAGCTCAAATTACGCCTAAAAGTTTACGCGATCTTGTAGCAGTAGTGCCTCAGAAAGTAGATCTTTTCTCCGGTAATGTAATAGATAATATTGCACTTGGTGATTATGAGCCGGACATCAAAAAAGTAATTAGCATAAGCCAGAAATTGGGCATAACAGAATTCATTCAAACCTTACCTAATGGTTTTGAAACGCATTTAGGTGAAAACGGGGCAATGTTATCAGGTGGCCAACGGCAACGTATTGCAATTGCCAGAGCACTTTATAAGGAACCGGAAGTTTTAGTATTAGATGAAGCAACAGCGTCTCTTGATACGATTTCAGAACAAATGGTACAAGGAACTCTTAGAGCACTTAAAAATCAAGGGAAAACACTAATTATTATTGCGCATAGGTTGAGTACTGTAGCCTTCGCAGATGAGATATTTGTTCTCGAAAAAGGAAAATTAATAGAGCAAGGCTCACATAATGAGTTGCTTAAAAATAAAGATGGGAAATATGCCGATCTATGGAACAAGCAAACTTTAGTAATTGAATAA
- a CDS encoding YicC/YloC family endoribonuclease, with product MIQSMTGFGKYVIQLPTKKITVELKSLNSKSLDLNARMPSAYREKELELRKTIASSLMRGKVDFGLYLELTSGETSTEVNELAVKNYMKQLKNIADGDDIKLLDMALRMPDSLKTAREDIDETEYESIKLALTEALKEINTFRSEEGEVLERDFIERIQNLQSLLEQVKIMDPDRQSDVRERLNKAVSDLQADIDANRFEQELIYYLEKYDITEEKVRLANHLDYFTSTLESDDSNGKKLAFIAQEIGREINTIGSKANYAPMQQLVVQMKDELEKIKEQMLNVL from the coding sequence ATGATTCAGTCCATGACCGGTTTCGGCAAGTACGTTATACAGCTTCCGACAAAAAAGATTACCGTAGAGCTCAAATCCCTAAACAGTAAAAGTCTAGATTTAAACGCACGTATGCCTTCTGCATATCGTGAAAAAGAATTGGAACTCCGTAAGACTATCGCTAGTTCTTTAATGCGTGGTAAGGTAGATTTTGGTCTATATTTAGAACTGACTAGTGGTGAAACTTCTACAGAGGTAAACGAGTTGGCGGTAAAGAACTACATGAAGCAATTAAAGAATATTGCTGATGGCGATGATATAAAGCTGCTAGATATGGCTCTTAGAATGCCCGATTCCTTAAAAACGGCACGTGAAGATATTGATGAGACGGAATATGAGTCTATAAAGCTGGCGCTTACAGAAGCTTTGAAAGAGATCAATACGTTTCGTTCAGAAGAAGGTGAAGTACTTGAAAGAGACTTTATTGAACGCATTCAGAATTTACAAAGTTTGTTGGAACAGGTAAAAATAATGGATCCCGATCGTCAGTCAGACGTTCGCGAACGATTGAATAAAGCCGTTAGCGACCTTCAGGCAGATATTGATGCCAATCGTTTTGAACAAGAACTTATCTACTACCTAGAGAAGTATGATATTACTGAAGAAAAAGTTCGTTTGGCTAACCACCTTGATTATTTTACTAGTACGTTAGAATCGGATGATTCTAATGGTAAAAAACTGGCTTTTATCGCTCAGGAAATTGGCCGTGAGATCAATACAATTGGGTCTAAAGCTAATTATGCGCCAATGCAACAATTGGTAGTGCAGATGAAAGATGAACTCGAAAAAATAAAAGAGCAAATGCTTAACGTGCTCTAA